From one Gracilibacillus salinarum genomic stretch:
- the accB gene encoding acetyl-CoA carboxylase biotin carboxyl carrier protein: MLSVEEINQLIDKLDQSSIDEFSYEANGAKIKMKKNTGTATSNVVTQPVHTPQPAVQPQTEEAPQQVNNQAQETKEVTENVSTPDYDHEIVSPMVGTFYSSPSPDKENYVQTGDNVQEDSIVCIVEAMKLFNEIEADVKGTITEVLVENGELVEYGQPLFRIKKA; encoded by the coding sequence ATGTTATCTGTAGAAGAAATCAATCAACTAATCGACAAATTAGATCAATCATCCATTGATGAATTTTCTTATGAAGCAAATGGTGCAAAAATTAAAATGAAAAAGAATACAGGCACAGCTACATCTAATGTAGTCACACAGCCAGTACATACACCACAGCCTGCGGTACAGCCGCAAACTGAAGAAGCACCGCAACAAGTCAATAATCAGGCGCAAGAAACAAAGGAAGTTACAGAGAATGTGTCCACGCCTGATTACGATCATGAAATTGTATCACCGATGGTAGGAACTTTTTACAGCTCACCATCTCCTGACAAAGAAAATTATGTACAAACAGGTGACAATGTACAAGAGGATTCTATTGTGTGTATCGTAGAAGCAATGAAATTATTTAATGAAATAGAAGCAGATGTGAAAGGGACGATCACAGAAGTTTTAGTGGAAAATGGTGAACTTGTGGAATATGGTCAGCCATTATTCCGAATTAAGAAGGCATAA